The genomic window TCTCAGCTTTTTAAGAAGAAAAGGAGTCTTGATCATTGGAAGTGGCAATTTGGTTCACAACCTTGGTATGGTTGCATGGAATAAACTGAATGAAGATTATGCTTTTGATTGGGCTCAACAAGCTTCCAATTGGATGAAGGAAAACATCACCAACCACAACCATCTATCTCTGGCCGATTATAAGAGCCAAGACAAAGCTATTCAACTTGCTATTCCGACTCCTGAACATTACATTCCGTTGCTTTATACTTTAGCTCTTCAGGAAAAGAATGAAAATGCCACTTTTTACAATGACAAAGCTGTAGGTGGTTCACTCACTATGACTTCAGTAAAAATATCTTAATCTAAATACTGAATTAAAGCGATTTGATCTCAGCAACCAATTTGGTCAGAGTATCTTTTGCATCTCCAAACAACATGTAGGTTTTTGGTTGATAAAAAAGCGCATTGTCAATGCCCGCATAACCTGCTTTCATGGATCGTTTCATGACGATCACGTTCTTAGCTTGTTCAACCTCAAGGATTGGCATTCCGTAGATAGGTGACGAAGGATCAGTTTTCGCAGCTGGATTGACTACGTCATTTGCACCAACGACCAACACAACGTCTGTGGTGTTAAATTCAGGATTGATGTCTTCCATCTCTACGAGTTTATCATAACTTACGTTGGATTCAGCAAGAAGAACATTCATGTGGCCCGGCATTCGACCTGCTACCGGATGGATAGCATATTTTACTTCAACTCCCGAATCTTCAAGCAATGACTCCAATTCATGACAAATGTGTTGGGCCTGAGCCACGGCTAATCCATATCCAGGCACGATGACAACTTTCTTTGCATACTTCATCAATATCGAAGCATCGGATCTGGCAATTTCTTTAGTTGAACCTCCAGTAGGACCCGCAGCAACACCGGTAGAAGCAGCACCACCACCAAAATTACCAACAAGTACATTCAATAGCGACCTATTCATGGCGTTGCACATTGCTACTGTCAATATGGTTCCTGCAGAGCCAACTAGGATTCCTCCGATTAACATTACATAGTTATCATATAAAAATCCACCACAAGCTGCCGCTACTCCTGTGAAAGAGTTGAGCAAAGAAATCACTACAGGCATATCAGCTCCTCCGATAGGAAAGACAAACAATATTCCATACATCAATGATAATGCAAGGATGATGTAAAACCATAGACTGCCTGAAACTATACCTAGATAAAATAATACTGACAGTACTAAAATAGACAAGAGAAGCCCGATATTGAAAACTTGTTGACCCGGTAAATTATAATCATTGATCTTTCCTTCCAATTTACCGAAGGCAATAATTGAACCGGCAAATGAAATGGATCCTATCACCAATCCTGCCAAAATGACTATAATTTTTGCGGAGGAATCAACAGTTGATCCTGTTTCTTGCAATTGCATCAAATGATTGTACTCAATTATGGATATCAAAGCAGCACAAGCTCCTCCCATTCCATTAAAAAAAGAAACCATCTGAGGCATGGAAGTCATTTGGACCCTCTTTGCCATGATCCAACCAACAATGGTACCGATAATCAACGCAACAAAAATCCAAATGAGATTATGCAATGAATTCCCATGAGCATCCCGATAGAGAAAAATGGTTGCAAATATAGCAAGGACCATTCCACCAGCTGCAATCAAGTTTCCCTTGCGAGCAGTATCCGGCTTGGACAACATTTTCAAGCCGATCATGAAGGTTACGGATGCAATCAAATAAATTAGTACCAGTATAGATTCCATTATTTCTTTTTCTTAAACATTTCTAACATTCTGTCTGTGACGACAAATCCACCAACAACATTGAGTGTGCCCAACACCACAGCTATGAAGCCTAGCACCAGGCTTAAAGTTCCATGTGCTTGGCCTGTCACTATTATCGCTCCGATAATGACCACGCCATGTATGGCATTAGCCCCTGACATCAAAGGTGTATGCAATACAGAAGGTACGTGTGATATCAACTCGATCCCTACGAATATCATGAGAATGACAAGGTATATCATCTCAATATTGGAGCGTATAAAATCTAAAATTCCCATGATTATGACTTTAAAATTTTACCATTATGCACGATCAGAGTTCCCGATGTAATTTCTTCCGACAAATCCCATTTGAATTCTGACTTATCAGCGAGATGTAGCAATAAATTTTGCAGGTTTTTGGCATAGAGTTCACTCGCATTAGTAGCTAAAGTAGAGGGAAGATTGCCCAGTCCAACAATTTTTACACCATGCTTGACAACGATTTTGTCCAGCTCTGAACATTCGCAATTTCCACCTTGTTCTACCGCCATATCGACTATGACAGAACCATACTTCATATTTTTTACCTGTTCATCAGTGATCAAAACAGGGGCTTTTCTACCCATTACCTGTGCCGTAGTTATCACCAGATCAGCTTGATATAATGACTTATTGACAGCTTCTTTTTGCTTTGCCAAATATTCTGCGGTCACTTCTTTTGCATAGCCACCTTCTACTTTAACACCATCATCTTTAACCGTAATAAATTTTGCCCCCAATGACTCTGCTTGTTCTTTGGTTTCAGGCCTGACATCTGTAGCTTCTACAACCGCACCCAATCGTTTTGCCGTTGCAATTGCCTGGAGTCCTGCCACACCTACTCCGAAAATCAAGACTTTAGATGGAGTAATAGTCCCTGCAGCTGTCATCATTAAAGGAAATATCCGAGTCATATTTTCTGCACCTAATATGACTGCCTTATATCCTGCAAGATTACCCTGCGAACTCAATACATCCATACTTTGAGCACGGCTGATTCTGGGGATAGCATCCATTGAAAATGCAGAGACGGACTTTTCCGCAAGCTTCTTTACATACTCAGGATTGGTCAAATGATACATCAAACTCATTACGATTTGACCGGCAGACAACATTTGGATTTCGCTTTCTGTGAAGTGGTTGATTTTTACCACTACTTGAGCACCATGTATGCAATCACCTGCAGTAAGTTTGATGGAAGCGCCTGCAGCTTCATAATCCGAATTTTGAAATGCAGAGGCTTCTCCTGCAGACGACTCTACGTTTACTTCAAAACCCTTTGCAAGTAATTGTTTTACAATATTTGGTGTCAGAGCAACCCTTTTTTCACCAGGTCTGCCTTCTTTTAATACAGCTATTTTCAAAGCTAAAAAAATTTAAGGTGCAAAAGTACTTGGTTTCACCCAAAGCGCAAAATATATAACAGGTATTAAAGAGAATTTCCTCTTCTATGAATCAAGCTTATTAAAGTTAGCTCTTTGGGAAATAAGATCCCTCCATAGAAACATGCAATGTCTTCCTTTTTAAGTGAGATCAATATCCAAAATTGGTATTCTATGCGCCTCAAGCCTAGAATGAACGTTCTATAATGAGCTGGATAAATGGCTTTATACCTTCAGAACATACAGGATCAATGGCTCCGATTTCATCAATTAATGTCCAGATTCTATCAGAATACTGGGATTCCACATTTGCCACTCTATCCTTGATATTATACTTTGAATAGATTTCAATTGCTTCAGCAAATCTCAAATCTGCCGGGCAGTTAGCTGAAAACAGAAATTCAAGTCTGATCTTGTCTTTACTGTCTGCAGCTGCTAATGCCTCTAAGAAAAGTATGTTCTTTTTTCCTGCCAGTATATCTCCCCCCCTCCTTTTTCCGGTTAAATGCGTGTCACCATACAAGTCCAACCAATCATCTTTTATTTGAAAACACAAACCCGTCTCAATTCCTAGTTGATAAAACAATTTGCACATCACTGTTGATTGGTTGCCAAGAGTGCAAGCCATTTGAAAAGCACAAGCCAAAAGAACGGCTGTTTTCAATTTTATCATCTCAAGGTATTCATTCGTAGAAGGAGTGATGAGGGAATAGTCCATATCCATAGCTTGACCTTCACAAATTTCCCTTGAAGTTGTCATGAAAAGATCTAGAATATTAAAGTGTTTTCCGGCTTCGGATATCCACTTGGTAGCTTCAATCATCATTACATCCCCTGCCAAAATGGATGCGGGGACACCATATTTGATATGGACGGCTGTGTGCCCTCTTCTTGTGGTAGCCTCGTCCATGATGTCATCATGAATTAGAGTAAAGTTGTGAAAATATTCCAAACCTAAAGCAGCTTTCAGTGTATCTTGATGGTTTGCTCCACACAAATTTCCACAGTACAAAACTGCAAGAGGCCGTATCTTTTTCCCAGGAAGATCCATCATGTAACGGACCGGCTCGTAAAGCGAAGTGGGTTGGAGATGTTTTACATTCTGTCTGTAAAAATTTTCGTAAATACCTAATAGCTCTTCAAATGAACTTACATTTGCTGACATGAGGGGCATTTATATTTTCCTGAAATACTGGTGGCTGGTTCCACTCTACTTAAGCAATTTTTATGGATGCAAGGTAAGTGAAAAAGCAGACTTGATTTTCGTAAATGGAAATATCTTCACTGCTGACGATAGTATTCCATTCGCTTCGGCTATTGCAGTTAAATCTCACAATATCATAGCGGTTGGAGAAACTGATCTAATCTTGAATTACAAAACTGATCAAACTACAGTAATTGACCTAGGAGGTAAATTTGCTATGCCTGGTCTACATGAAGGCCATGCACATTTTTTATCTCTTGGAAAAAGCCTGAATAATCTTCAACTCCAAAATGCACGAAATTGGGACGAAATAGTGTTACTTGCCAGTCATTTTGCGGAAAAAATCGATTCCGGTGCATGGATAGAAGGCAGAGGTTGGCATCAGGACAAATGGGACAAACCAGTTCATCCTTCTGTAAACTCATATCCTTACCATGATCAACTATCCTCCTTTACAAGTAAAAATCCTGTGGTCCTCATTCATGCTTCCGGTCACGGATTAATAGCAAATCAAATGGCGATGGATATTGCGGGAATCAGCAAAGAAAGTGTAGCTCCTGCTGGAGGTAGAATAGTAAAGGATGATCGCGGCCAAATAACAGGAGTATTCGAAGAAAATGCAATGGAATTGATCACAAGACCGCTGAGAGAATTTCAAAAGAAAACTTATCAGGAAAAGATTAAAGTGTATGCTCAATCTGCTACAGAAGAAGCACTCAAATATGGAATAACCAGTTTTCAGGATGCCGGAGTAACTTTAGAAGAGTTGAATGCATTATACCAGATATTTCAGGAAGGAAAACAAAAGATCAAACTTTCTTTCATGCATTTTGATAATTATCCTGAAATCATGCGCACCATTGATCAAATCCCATTTCACTCCTCCAATGAAGACATGTTTTCATGCAAGTCTATCAAACTTTACATAGATGGAGCATTGGGTTCCTATGGGGCATGGCTGCTGAGTCCCTATGCCGACAATCCACAAAGTACCGGTCAGAATACTATGACTATTTCATCCATTGATTCTGTGGCAAAAATATGCTTTGATCGCAAACTCCAGTTGTGTACTCATGCCATCGGGGATCGGGCCAATAGAGAGGTGTTAAATATTTTCAGATCCTACCCAAATCCAAATCTGAGATGGAGAATTGAACATGCCCAGCATATCGATCCCAGTGATATTCCAAGATTTGCAGAGCAAAACATTATTGCTTCTATACAGGCAATTCACTGTACCAGTGACGCTCCTTTCGTTAGCAAACGTCTTGGCATCCAACGTGCGAAGGAAACCTCCTACAAATGGAGGAGCCTTCTGGATCACCATGCGAGGCTAGCGAATGGTACTGACGCGCCAGTGGAAAGCATAAACCCTTTTGAGTGTATCTATGCTTCTGTCACACGGCGACGTCTGGACAATGATTTGGTATTTTTTCCAGAAGAATCCATGACAAGAGTTGAAGCCTTGAAATCATATACTATTTGGAACTCATATGCATCATTTCATGAAAAAAGAACAGGCAGTTTGATTCCCGGCAAATCTGCCGATATCATCGTTTTAGACAGAGATTTGCTGCATTGCAAGGAAGCTGACATTCCCGGGACGCAGGTATTATCAGTTTATTTAAATGGAATTAAAATTAGATAATCCAAAACTCAAATCATATAACGAATAAGTTATCAGCCGCTCCGAATGAAGCAGAAAATTTTCCTATTGGAATCAACTAGTAATTACAAAATTAAAGATCTAAATGAAAAATATTCTTCAATCCTGCCGGTCTGGCAAGATGGAATCCTTCTCCATAGTCCACATGGATCCATCTACCCATTACACGCGAAGCTGAGCGGACAAATTCCATAAATTCTTTTGAAGAAATTGGAGAATTTGGTTCTGTAGATTCAGGATTATAAAATTGGGATTTGAAGCAAGAAATAAGTTTTATTTTTTTGTCAATATACTTTGAGATATCCATGACAAAATCAGGCTTTTCTTGATGATCTTGAATATAATGGTATACAGCCTGCGGACGCCATGCTTCTTGAAGCTCTTGATTCCATTCAGTTTCAATTTTGATTAGACCTGAATAAAAACAGGCGTCTCTAATCAATTTAGCTGCTCTGCCATGGTCCGGATGTCTATCTGACAAAGCATTTGCAAAAACAATTTTGGGTTTGGAGGCTCGAATGATCTTCACAATAGAAACTATGTTTTCACTATTATATTCAAAAAAACAATCATCTAAATCCAACTGATACCTGAAAGCTGCACTCATCAGTTTAGCCGATTGAAATGCTTCCTGAGTGCGAATTTCTGCATTCCCTCTGGTTCCTTTTTCACCCCGGGTAAGAT from Saprospiraceae bacterium includes these protein-coding regions:
- a CDS encoding polyprenyl synthetase family protein, with protein sequence MSANVSSFEELLGIYENFYRQNVKHLQPTSLYEPVRYMMDLPGKKIRPLAVLYCGNLCGANHQDTLKAALGLEYFHNFTLIHDDIMDEATTRRGHTAVHIKYGVPASILAGDVMMIEATKWISEAGKHFNILDLFMTTSREICEGQAMDMDYSLITPSTNEYLEMIKLKTAVLLACAFQMACTLGNQSTVMCKLFYQLGIETGLCFQIKDDWLDLYGDTHLTGKRRGGDILAGKKNILFLEALAAADSKDKIRLEFLFSANCPADLRFAEAIEIYSKYNIKDRVANVESQYSDRIWTLIDEIGAIDPVCSEGIKPFIQLIIERSF
- a CDS encoding NAD(P)(+) transhydrogenase (Re/Si-specific) subunit beta — translated: MESILVLIYLIASVTFMIGLKMLSKPDTARKGNLIAAGGMVLAIFATIFLYRDAHGNSLHNLIWIFVALIIGTIVGWIMAKRVQMTSMPQMVSFFNGMGGACAALISIIEYNHLMQLQETGSTVDSSAKIIVILAGLVIGSISFAGSIIAFGKLEGKINDYNLPGQQVFNIGLLLSILVLSVLFYLGIVSGSLWFYIILALSLMYGILFVFPIGGADMPVVISLLNSFTGVAAACGGFLYDNYVMLIGGILVGSAGTILTVAMCNAMNRSLLNVLVGNFGGGAASTGVAAGPTGGSTKEIARSDASILMKYAKKVVIVPGYGLAVAQAQHICHELESLLEDSGVEVKYAIHPVAGRMPGHMNVLLAESNVSYDKLVEMEDINPEFNTTDVVLVVGANDVVNPAAKTDPSSPIYGMPILEVEQAKNVIVMKRSMKAGYAGIDNALFYQPKTYMLFGDAKDTLTKLVAEIKSL
- the bshB1 gene encoding bacillithiol biosynthesis deacetylase BshB1, with protein sequence MGIGIDKMVMKEVKPVDILAIGVHPDDVELACCGTLALQIDQGNTVGLLDLTRGEKGTRGNAEIRTQEAFQSAKLMSAAFRYQLDLDDCFFEYNSENIVSIVKIIRASKPKIVFANALSDRHPDHGRAAKLIRDACFYSGLIKIETEWNQELQEAWRPQAVYHYIQDHQEKPDFVMDISKYIDKKIKLISCFKSQFYNPESTEPNSPISSKEFMEFVRSASRVMGRWIHVDYGEGFHLARPAGLKNIFHLDL
- a CDS encoding Re/Si-specific NAD(P)(+) transhydrogenase subunit alpha, with product MKIAVLKEGRPGEKRVALTPNIVKQLLAKGFEVNVESSAGEASAFQNSDYEAAGASIKLTAGDCIHGAQVVVKINHFTESEIQMLSAGQIVMSLMYHLTNPEYVKKLAEKSVSAFSMDAIPRISRAQSMDVLSSQGNLAGYKAVILGAENMTRIFPLMMTAAGTITPSKVLIFGVGVAGLQAIATAKRLGAVVEATDVRPETKEQAESLGAKFITVKDDGVKVEGGYAKEVTAEYLAKQKEAVNKSLYQADLVITTAQVMGRKAPVLITDEQVKNMKYGSVIVDMAVEQGGNCECSELDKIVVKHGVKIVGLGNLPSTLATNASELYAKNLQNLLLHLADKSEFKWDLSEEITSGTLIVHNGKILKS
- a CDS encoding amidohydrolase; translated protein: MRGIYIFLKYWWLVPLYLSNFYGCKVSEKADLIFVNGNIFTADDSIPFASAIAVKSHNIIAVGETDLILNYKTDQTTVIDLGGKFAMPGLHEGHAHFLSLGKSLNNLQLQNARNWDEIVLLASHFAEKIDSGAWIEGRGWHQDKWDKPVHPSVNSYPYHDQLSSFTSKNPVVLIHASGHGLIANQMAMDIAGISKESVAPAGGRIVKDDRGQITGVFEENAMELITRPLREFQKKTYQEKIKVYAQSATEEALKYGITSFQDAGVTLEELNALYQIFQEGKQKIKLSFMHFDNYPEIMRTIDQIPFHSSNEDMFSCKSIKLYIDGALGSYGAWLLSPYADNPQSTGQNTMTISSIDSVAKICFDRKLQLCTHAIGDRANREVLNIFRSYPNPNLRWRIEHAQHIDPSDIPRFAEQNIIASIQAIHCTSDAPFVSKRLGIQRAKETSYKWRSLLDHHARLANGTDAPVESINPFECIYASVTRRRLDNDLVFFPEESMTRVEALKSYTIWNSYASFHEKRTGSLIPGKSADIIVLDRDLLHCKEADIPGTQVLSVYLNGIKIR
- a CDS encoding NAD(P) transhydrogenase subunit alpha — encoded protein: MMGILDFIRSNIEMIYLVILMIFVGIELISHVPSVLHTPLMSGANAIHGVVIIGAIIVTGQAHGTLSLVLGFIAVVLGTLNVVGGFVVTDRMLEMFKKKK